From Desulfovibrio sp.:
AGTGAGATTGAGCGCTTCGCGCTTGAGCTTGGCCCGCAGGTTCAGGCGCAGAACAGAGCCTGTACGATGTAGCGTGGTAATGTCGGTGGCATAACCGCCCAAGGCCAACATGAATTTATCGCCTTCGAGCCTGTCCAGTACCACGAGCGGCAAGCCTGAGAGCCTGTCCTTGATCAGAGCGTCGAGCTCCCTTTCCGCCGCTAGGCTCAGGGCGTCTGCGATCTCAGCCCCATATACCCTGGAGTAGACGTAAAAATCTTGGATCTCGAACAGCAGTACGCTGACCATGCCTCCGTGTTTGAGCAGAGTCTCCACAGCCTGACGGTGCGGAGCGGTGAGCAGCGAGAGGGAGTCACAGCTGTGTGGGTAATCCCCTTTGAGGGGAGTGGACAGGGGGATGAACGGCTTGAAGCTCTTGATACTCATGAGCATGGGCAAGCACTTACAGAGAACCGCATTGAAGGCGTGCCGGATGAGTGAAATGAATGTTAAGAAACGGTGACGACCTGGGTGATCAATAAACTCCGTCTATTACCAAGGCTTGCAAATCGGCAGGAGGAGCCGTAGGTATGGCCTGCTGGCAAAAGGGGACCGGAATGCCTGGCCGAAAGGATTTTTTCGACGAATTCTACAACGAAACCATGACCGAGATGGCGGAGAATTTCTTTTCCCGCCGCAAGGAAATGGAGGCCAGGCTGGAGGGATTCGCTTCACTGGCGGGGGGAGTGAAGTCCGTGGCGGTCAAGGCCCTCAGGAAGTGGAACACCTTGTTTACGCTGCTGGTGGATGCGGACGTCGCGCTCACATTCTTCCGGGAGCGCGGCATGCAGGCCGGTCATATCCCAGCCCTGGCCGCCGCTGCTGGGGACCCGTGGCGTTTCAAACCGCCCTTCGCCTTTACCGAGGCGAGCCGGTACCGAAAAAGCGTCCGGTATGCTTACGAAGCCGTACGCCAGGCAACACTCGACTACAATGAGGGAAGCTACGGAAACGACCCAAAGAACCCAAGGAAGAAGGTTCTTCTGCCCAATTACGCCACGCTCAAGGACCTGGCGGAAAAAATAAATGCCGAGGTCTGCTCGGTGAATACCTGCCAGACCCCCTCCACAGTGTTGGCTTACGCCAAGAGCATGGACCCGCACGCCGCGGGGAAGGAAGCCATAGTCGGTGGCATGACCGGGGAAGACGTCTGCAAGATAGACAGTGACATGGCCTTCAAACCAGTTGATTTCGAGGGGTTGGCCCTGCCGGTTCTTCCCACTCCCCCCGCCTTGGAGGAGATTCAGTCCAGTCTCGATGAGATGAGCGACACCATATTTTCGGTCCGGCGAGGGGATGCAAAACGCGCCTTGGCCTGTGTCAGCGCTCGTTGATCCCAAGAGAGTGAAGAAATTCTAGAGGACGTTGAAGCGGCGCAGCCAGAGTTCCAGAGCGGCTAAAGCCCAGAGGCGCTTGCCGTGGTCAATGGCACCTCCGGCGTGTTCGGAAAGCAGCCGGGAGATTGCTGCCGGCTTGAATAAACGCTCTGCAGCCAGGCCATGCAGAAGCAGTTCACGGCACCACCCGGCCAGGCCCTCGCGCAGCCATTTGCCCACGGGAATGCCGAACCCCTGTTTACCCTGAGCCGTAACCTCGGGGGGAAGCAACTCCGCGAAGGTCGACCGCAGCAGATATTTTCCGTTTCTCCCCCGTACCTTGAAACGCGCTGGAAGCCTTGCGGCCCATTCTGCCAGCTTGTGGTCGAGCAGTGGTGAACGGCCCTCAAGCCCGTGAGCCATGGCCATACGATCCGCCTTAACCAGTAGGTCACCGGGAAGGTAGGAGCCCAGGTCCGTGGCCAGGGTCCGGTCCAGGAAGCTCGAGGCCGAACAGGTGTCGAAAATGCTTGCGAGCATGCCCACCGGATCCGAATCGGGACGGGCTTCCTTCCTCCAGAGATCGCGGGCAGCTTCGGGGCTGAAATACGAGCCCCAGCGGATGATGCTTGCCTTTGGGCTCACTGCGGCCACCTGGGAAAGACGTTTGAGTCCCGCCACCCAGTTGGACTCGATTGGCCTGTCCTTGGGCTCCGGTATCGTGTGCAACAGAGCCGGAAACAGTTTCTGGGTGAGAAACCGGGGCAATGCCGCGTAGGGGGCGGCCAGGGGGTCCAACCAGTAGCGCTGGTAGCCCGCGAAGAGCTCGTCACCGCCATCGCCGTTCAGGGCCACCGTGACTTTTGTCCTGGTCTCGCGGGCCAGAAAAAATGAGGGAAGAGCGGACGGGTCCGCGAAGGGTTCTCCAACATGGGCCACGATCTGTTCGAAGGTGTCCGGAACGTGCCCGTACTCCACAAGGAACTCGTTGTGGTCCGTTCCATAGAGACGGGCCACGGCCCGGGCTTTGTGCAGCTCGGAAAAGGCTTCCTCCGCGAACCCGATGGAGAAGGTCTTCACAGGCGTACCACTCAGCTTCGCCATGAGCGCCGTGATGATGCTCGAATCGATACCACCGGAAAGGTGGGCACCAAGAGGAACCTCGGACATGAGCCGGATACGCACCGACTCGGAAAGCATCTCCCGCAGTTCTGTTTTGAGTTCTTCCTCCGACGCGTTGAATTTGGGTTCGAAAGAGAGCTTCCAGTAACGTGAGGTCTCAACACGTCCGTGTGTAAAAACGAGATTATGTCCGGGGGGAAGGCTCTTCAAAGCCTTGAATGCGCTTTGGGGGCCAGGAACGTATTGCAGGGTAAGATACAATCCGATGGCCTCCAGGTCCGCCTCGTGCGAGACGCCGGGGAAGGCCAGCAGGGCTGTGGGTCCTGATGCAAAGAGGAAGTGTCCTTCGTGAAGGCAATAATAAAAGGGCTTCTTGCCCAGACGGTCACGGGAAGCGAACAGGGTCTGCCTGCGTTCGTCCCAGATTGCGAACGCGAACATGCCCCTTAGTTTTTCGGTGCATGCGGGGCCATATTCCTCGTAGGCGTGCAGGATGGCTTCCGTGTCCGAGGCTGTGGCGAAGCGGTGCCCCTTGCCGATGAGCTCGCTGCGAAGGTCCAGATGGTTGTAAATCTCGCCGTTGAAGACGATCCAGAGGGTGGAGTCCTCGTTGCACATGGGCTGGTCGCCGGTGGCCAGGTCGATGATGGCCAGGCGGCAGTGAGCCAGCCCGACACGCTCTCGTACATGGAAACCCTGACCGTCCGGTCCCCGGTGGGCGATGGCCTGGGCCATTGCCGCGAGGGATTCCCTGTCCGGCCTACTCCCCTCGGGCGCGATGATGCCAGCGATGCCGCACATGTGGTGTACCTATGTCCCCGTATGGCCGCTCTGGCGCAGCTCATCGCAAAGAGCCAGATAACGCGCCGCCACCGATGCCCAGGAATACTCCTTTTCCACCTTTTTGCGTCCGGCTTGTCCCATGGCCACACGAAGCGCTTGGTCCTGGATGAGTTTAGCCATGGCTTCGGCAAGCTCGTCAGGCGACTCGGTGGGGACCAGAAGACCCGTTTTCCCGGGAACCACCAGTTCTTCATTCCCGGCGATGCGTGTGGCCACCACTGGCAAACCCGAGGCCATGGCCTCAAGCACCGCGTTGGACATGCCTTCGTCCCTGGAGGCGAACACGAACAAGTCCATCTCACGCATCAAAGCGGCCAGTTCCGGGCGGCGCATCCAGCCTTCGAAGATAACTCTGTCGCCAATTCCAAGATTCATTGCCTGTTTTTCGAGTTCAGGCCTCTGGGGGCCATCCCCGGCGATGTGCAACTCCCAGGACAAGTGAGGTGCGAGTAGCCCGAGGGCGGCGAGCAGCACGTCCAGGCCCTTCTGGTACACCACCCGCCCGTGGCAGAACAGCCGGACCGGGCCGGGTTTGCGGTCAGTATCTCGAGGAGAAAAAAGGAGAGTGTCAGCACCGTTTGGAATGACGGGATAGTTAAGCTTCGGTTCGAAAGACTTGGCCAGCGCGGCAAGGCCTGCGCTGTTTGGCACCACGGCTACGGCTTGTTTCCATAAAAAACGGATGAGGGGGCCTGTGAGAGTATGCATCCGGGCCAAGTCGTAGGGTTGGAAGCCAGGCACATCGCCCCCGCGCAGGGACACCACGTAGGGAATGCCGTGGATGGCCTTGCACAGCCAGGCCGATGGGCCGGATGGAATGCCGAAGAAGGCGATGACCGCATCCGGCTTGAATGTCCGTGCCAGCATGGGGGCGAACAGGCAGGCGCTGGCCATGAAAATGGCCATTTCCCAGGCTGCGCATTTCTCTTCGTTACGCCTAATGGTCGGGATTCTGCGGATGCTGAAGCCATCGGCCTGTTCCCATTTGGCAAAGCCCTTGAAGGCCGAGGTCACCACCTGCACGTCCGCGCCCTGAAGGGCCATCTCCTTGGCGATGTGAGCCGTGGCGTTGCCCGCTCCGCCTCCAAGCGGAGGATACTCGTAATTTATGCACAGGATGCGCATCAGAGGGCTTTCCTGCAGGCCAGGGCAGCAGTGGTGGTTGAGAGCATGTCCCGGTCGCGCGTCGAAAATTCGGGGGCCAAGAAGGGCACAACGGCTGACAGAGCCGCAAAGTCAGTTTCCCGCTTGAGCACCTCGCAGTCAAATCCGCTGACGCGGAGAGCCGCGAGATGCTCATCCAGCCGGTAGCGGGGAAGATCGCCGGGATCGAGAAGATTGTCCCAAAGCGCCTTGGAAAAAGTGAGGAAGTGGAAGGGGTATTTGAAGAAGTGGTCGCGATAATCCACCTGGTGGAGCATCAGTCCTCCCGGAACCAGCACCCTGCTGCATTGCTCGAAAAGGGCCAGAGGATCGCGCACATGTTCCAGTACGGAGTTGGAAACGATAATGTCGGCGCTGGACGATTCCAGCCCGGCCAGGTCACGCATGCGGCTTGTATTTTCGCGTGAAGCACGTGGTTGGCTCATGCGGACATTGGCGAAAAGAGTCGCGTCCAGGTCCTGGTCGAAGAGGGCGAAGGGTTCCACCCCAGTCCAGTGGCCGCCGAAGCGGGCGGTCCACTCGTAGCCGGTGCCGTTGGTTGCGCCGCACCCCAGTTCCACTACCCGCCTGTCATGGAGGTTGATACCGGCCTGTCTGGCAAGCTGCTGATAGGCTGTGACGATGGGCTCCGGGTCCAGGCGCCCCTGGTTCACCCGCCAATAGGGGATGAATGTTCCCAGGCGGTCCAGCACGTCCCCGTTGAACAGGAAACGGCGTATGATACGCAGGGTGACGTATTCCAGATTGGACCAGAGTATCATTGCGTCCTGCGCCCCTTGTGGCGCCCAAGCACCCAGAGATTCCACAACAGCAGGCGGTGGTCGGCCAGGCCTTGGCGGTGTTCGCGTTCCATCTTTCGCACGAAATCGCAATTGAGGGCACTGGGGAGCGGCTCGCCGGATGCCTGCAACTTGCCCTGGTGGAACCACAAGCCCACGGGTGCACCGAATCCTTTTTTCTTGCGGTGAAGGATATCCGCCGGGAGCAGTGGCTCCAGGGCTTTCTTCAGGATATATTTGCCTTGGCCGTTACGGAATTTGTAGCCATGAGGAATGCGTCTGGCCAGGTCCACCAGCTCGATGTCCAGGAAGGGCGCGCGCACTTCAAGGGAGTTGAGCATGCTGGCCCTGTCGACCTTCATGAGGATTCCATCCTGGAGATAGAGCTTGGCGTAGAACTCCAGGGTCTTGTCCACTATGCTGGTGGAGGGAGCGTTCTCCCATGCTTCGATGGCTTCGGAGTATATGTCTTCCGGGTCGCAAGGGGACGAGAAGAGCTCCTCGAGCATTTTCGGTTCCAGAGCGCCGAGCCAGACGGGGTTCCACAAGGGCATTTTATAGGAGAGCCCCGTGAGGAACCGGTTCACCTTGAAGGACAGGTGCATGTTGGAGTGCCCTACGGGAAGGCGTGAGGCCAAGAGACGCAAGGCTTTGTGTACGGGCTTGGGGCAGAGGCTGGAGTAGCGCTCGGCCGTGGCCAAGGCCTTGAAAGGATCGTACCCGGCGAACAGCTCATCCGCTCCGTCTCCGCCCAGGGCCACAGTGATGTGTTTCCTGGTCTCGCGGCAGAGCAGGTAGGTAGGCAGGAGTGAGCTGTCGCCCATGGGCTCGTCCAAACGGGCAAGGAGTTCGGGCAGAATGTCCAAGGCCTTGTCCAGGCTCAGCGTATCTTGGTGGTGGAGCGTATGAAAAAGCGTTGCCGCCCGGATGCTGTATGCGGATTCATCGAAGCTGGCTTCCGTGAAGCCCACGGAGAAGGTTCGCAAATTGTTCACGTGGCGCGCAGCCAAAGCCGTGACGGCCGAGGAGTCGATTCCTCCGGAGAGAAACACACCCAGAGGGACGTCGCTCATGAGGCGGCGTTTCACTGCCCGATCCAAAAGCTCGCGGAGTTGTTCGCCCCACTCGGCTTCAGGATTTTTGGGGAGCGTTTCGAAGGGGTCCACCCTGTACGACCAGTACCGCTCTTTCTTGGAAGAAAAGTCTTCCAGGCGCACCAGCAGGTTCCAGCCGCCGGGAAGCTTATTCACATTCGCGTAGAGGCTGTTGGGAGCGGGAATGAAGGCGTAGGCGAAGTATTTGCGCAGAGCTGACAGGTCCAGCGAGTCCGGGACCTCAGGGTGTTCCAACAGGGAGGTCAGCTCCGAAGCGAAGGCGAAAAATCCGGGGCGCAGATGGTAGTAGAGAGGTTTCTTGCCGAATCTGTCCCGAGAGAGAAAGAGCTCCCCCCGTTCGGAGTCGTGGATCGCGAAGGACCACATGCCGTTCAGCTTCCCGGGCAACCGGGCTCCCCATTCCCGGTATCCGTGCAGCAGCACTTCCGTATCGCAGTGGCTGGTCTGGAAGCGGTGCCCTTTGGCTTCAAGCTCGCGGCGAAGCTCCTGGTGGTTGTAGATCTCGCCGTTGAAGGTGACTGTGAGCTTTGAGTCCGTGGTGGACATGGGCTGGGCGCCGGATGCCAGATCCACGATGGCCAACCGCAGGTGGCCGAAATACAGGCCGTGCCTGGCGAAGTGGTAGATTCCTTCCCCGTCCGGTCCGCGATGCGCCATACGTGCGTTCATGGCCCTTATGACGGCCTCGTCCCCGGGCCCGGCGAAACCGCATATGCCGCACATGGGGGATCAATCCCCGCAGTCGCAGTTTCTGGTCCGGTCCACGATGTAGGTGGGTTTGTCCTGTGATTCGTGGTAGGTGCGCATGAGTATTTCCGCGATGAGTCCCATGAAAATGGACATGAAACCCATGAGGAAAAAAAGGACCACGGTAAGAGGCAGGGGAGTCTCAATGAAGCTCTTGGCTTCGAAGAATTTCAGATAGAGCATGAGAAGAAAGAACACGAAGGCCACCAGCAGCGCGATAAGCCCGAATCCGCCGAAGAGATACATTGGCTTCTGGGCGTACTTGTCCAGAAATTTCACCACCATGAGGTCCAGAATGACCTTTATCGTGCGGTCGAAGCCGTACTTGGACTCCCCGTGCACGCGCGGATGGTGGATGACGCCCACTTCCGTGACCTTGGCTCCCTGCCAGGCTGCGTAGATGGGCACGAAGCGGTGCATTTCCCCGTAGAGCTTCACTCCCTTGATGATCTCCTTGCGGTAGGCCTTGAGCGAACAGCCGTAGTCGTGCAGATGCACTCCGGATATCGCCGAGATGAGGAAGTTGGCCATGCGGCTGGGAAGATTGCGCTTGAGGGGATGATCCTGGCGGTCTTTACGCCAGCCAGAGACCACGTCGTAGCCTTCGGCAAGAGTGGCCAGGAGCTTCGGGATGTCGGCCGGGTCGTTTTGGAGATCGCCGTCCATGGGGATGAGGATGTCGCCAGCGGCCGCGTCGATACCGGCCATCATTGCCGCTGTCTGCCCGAAATTGCGGCGCAGGTGGATGACCTTCACCTTCGGGTCGGTCTGAGCCACTTCCTTGAGCTTGGCTCTCGTTTCGTCAGTGGAACCGTCGTCCACGATGATGATTTCGTAGGGCTGCCCCAGGGAAGTGAGCGACTCGGAAAGCTTCTGGTGCAACGGATGGACGTTGTCCGCCTCGTTGTACATGGGAATGATGATCGACAGGGATTGTTCGCGCATGTGTGCCAAGGGGACTACACCACAGAGGCCCGGGCATCAACCCTGTGAAGATCGGGCATGGCGCAGGGCACGCAGGTCGAGAAGAAAGGCTCCGGGGCGAAGGGGGATGCGCGCGAAACGCGTTTCATCCAGAACAGCAAAGCGAGTACGATTCTGGGTCATGCTTTTAATGGCCTGGCCAAAGGGCTCGAAGAATGGGCTGCGAGAGAGAAACTCGCGGGTGAAATGCGCTTCGTCCACCACCAGGAAATCCACACCGAAATGTTGGGCGAAACGGAGAATCACCTCAGGATCTTCGCAGTAGTAGGCGTCGAACAGACCTTCCAGGCGGGGGCGGATCTTTTCCCAATACCCAACGCTCCAGGGCTGGGCCAGCTCGGTGCTTACCAGGACGTTTCGCTTGGAGAAGGTGAGCACGTTGTCCATGAGGTCAGGGTGTCCGGCCAACATGGAGTCTTTTGGAGTGGAGGCTTCCACAGCCTCATAGAGGGCCTGATTCGCTCGAAGGTCGTACAAGGCTACTCCGGACAGCCTGACGGCTCCACAAACTGCCATGGCTGCCAGCAGGAACATCGCGGCTGAACGTTTTTTCCCCAAGAGCCTCCATGCGGCCAGCAAACATGATGAGAGCAGCAGGGAATAGAGAAGGTTCATTGGGTACTGCACGTAGCGGTCGGGTACGAACAGGGTGAAGGCCATGGCTCGAGCGGTTATGTAGAACAGCAGAAAAGCAGCTCCAAGAGGGGCCAGCGGCTTTATCCGGTGGGCCAAACCTCGCCAGTCCACGGACCTGGCTCCTTTTTGAAGGGGCCAGGCCAGCAGGCACAGGCTGACAATGCCGGGTATGAGGCCGAGTTCTTTGAAAAGGCCAATGCCTTCAAAAGGAAAGTAGACAAAATCCAGAAACGGATTGGGCAGTGGAACCAAATCGAGACGCCCCTGAGTGCCAAACTCAGGCCTTCCCGCGGCCTGGGCCAATGAGACTAGAGGCCCGAAACCTTTCATAGAGTAAACCAGGGAGAACGAGCCAACGGCCAATCCTGCCGCGCCGAGTACAGACCACGGCCGCCAGCTGTTCAGCCAGACTCCGGGAAGTCCTCGCACTGCTGCCAGCCCTCTTTGAGCAAGCAAGGCCAGAGAGCAGGGGAGGAAAATATAGGGTATGAAAAGAGCCTGAGCAAAGAGCGTCAAACCGAGAAAGGCTCCTCTTCCAGACAACCAGGCCAGAGCGAAGGCGGCCAGCAATGGACTGGCAAACGCCCGTGAAAGTCCCCCCGAGATGTTGTCCAGGAAAAAGGGCATGAGCCAGGCCGCACAAAGCATGGCCCATCCGGTCTGACGGTCCCCGAGCTTGCGGCCCAGCGACATCATGAGCAGGCATTGTCCGCAGTAGAGAACACCGGTGATCGCTTTCGAGAACTGGAGCGGGTTCACAAACCAAGACCCGCACCAATACAGGAACTTTATCCCCCAGGGGACGTAGGCTTCGGCATACGCATTGAGAATGTCTGACGGGTAAAGCGCTGGGTCGAGCCAGCGCTGCATCCAGAAAACCTGCTGGCGCAAGTCGTCGTTTATGACAAAGGGACTGGCAAGTGACTTCCAGTGAGCAAAAGCGAAAACCGCTGCGCTGGCTGCCAAGGCAATCAGCAGGTCAAACAGTACGGTCGGGGATGCGGGAACGGCAGGTATTGGAGAGATGCGGCCAAAATCGTCCTGCCGAGGCTTTGTGGCCTCAGATTTCCCGGTCATAGAGCCTGAAGGTCCGCCACTTCCTGCCTCCGAACATCTGCAACGTCTTGTTCCACTTGATCAAAGTTTCTGGAATGAGCGAGCAGTCGCACCATACCCCAGCATCTTTCCAGCGGATCAGGGTGATCATGATGTTCATGATGAGGGCGTAGTGCAGCTTTCTCCACTGATGTGATTTTTTAACGCCGATGATGATGGCCCTGGAGGCTTTGAGCGGAGCTATCCGGCAATCGTAGAGCAAGCGGAGCATTCCCCACCAGTTGAGCTTGCCGCGGGTCTTGTGGAGGGTGTGGTTGATGTCCGGGGCGACGATGCTGAAAGCCAGAATCTCGCCGTTCTCCTCCACGAAGCTCACCAGTTCGGGGCGAAGGATGGGTTTTAGCTGCAGGAAAATGTCGTTGAACTGACGCTCTGTCAGGGGGACATGTCCCCAGTTCTTGTCCCAGAGCGTGTTGAACATCTCCAGGACCTCAGGGCCGCGCTTGATGAATTCGCTGGTCTTGCCCTGGGTGATGGTCAGGCCGGCCGCGTTCATGATGTCGTCACGACGCTTTATGAGCTCTTCCAGGGGCATGGGAAGCTTGTCGATGATGTATCCGAACCAGTCGAAGACCTTTTGAAAGCCCCACCCTTCGACAAGTTTCTCGTAGTAGGGGTGATTGTAGCTGTGGAACATCACCGGGCGCTGGTGGTAGCCGTCGATCAAAAGCCCGACTTCGTCGTAGATGCCAAAGGACAGTGGGCCGTGCAGCTTGGTTTTGCCTTTTGCCCGCACCCAGTCCGCAGCGGTTTGGAATAAGGCGTTGGCTGTTTCTTGATCGTCGAAGCATTCGAAGAACCCGAAGAAACCGGTGTTTGTATCGTGATATTTCTCGTAAGCAAAGTTGAGATGCGCGCTGATGCGTCCAACAGTCCGATCCCCGAGCTTGGCCAGAAACAGCTGCACTTCCCCTACTTCGTAAAAGGGGCCGGTCTTGGGATCCAAAAAAGAACGCAGATGGGAAAGGACGGGGGGGACCCAATGCGGGTCCCCCTCATAAATTGCGAACGGAAGATGAATGAAGTCTTCCATGTCCTTTTGGGAGGACACGGGAATGATGCGCATGACCATGCTATTTCTTGGGGATAATGCTTACCTGCGCCTTGAGACCCTCCTTGAGGGCGTAATCGGCATTGGGCAGGGTGAGCTCGATTTCGTAGTAGGATGGCTGCTGGAGAGCTGTGGGCAGGGGGGCCCAGGGAATGCGGCTTACCGTGGCCGCAAATTCCTTGCCTTGAATTGAGTCGAACACCACTTTGGCCTGGTCGCCGAGTTTTAAGCGCAAGGCTTCGATCTCATGGACCTGGGCACGGATCAATATGGGGTCCAGAACGCCCACCTGGAAGAGTTCGGTATCACGGGCGAGTTTGACGCCCTTACGAAGCTCGGGGTTGATCCACAGGATGTAACCGTCCACCGGAGCTTTAACGATGCCTTCGTTGGGCAGGGTACCGAAATTGGCCTTGGGACCGAAACGTTCGCGGGCCAGCTCCAGCCTCTGCTGGGCCTGCTCCTTTTCAATGGCAAGCTTTTCCTGAAGAGCAACGCGCTGCTTTTCGTTCACCTCTATATCCTGGGCATTCTGTGCAAGAGCCTGGGAGGTGGCCATGTTTTGCTTCTCCATGACCTCCAGCTCCTTGCGCTTGACCCTGAGCTTGTCGATATCCTTGCCGGCTGTGGCCAACTGATGTTCCAGATCCTTGACCGAGGCAAGCGACAAGGAACGCTTCTCAGACATACGCGTTTCAAGCGGAATTTCGTAGGTGGCGAGCACCTCGTCTTTTTTCACCTTCTGGCCGATGCTCACAGGCATATTCATGATCTGCGAGGTATACGGCAATACAACAGTGAGCTTCAGGGGGCTGTAGAGCTTGCCGGAGAAAATGATCTCCTGGGCCAATGGCGAGGGGTCGGCCTTGGGAGTCTGTGGTGTGGCTTGCTGGTTCTGGGCGAAGGCCCCGGAAGCGTACAAGACTATAGTCAAAGCGGTACAAAGGGTGCGGAGCGTCATCCTTTATTTCTCCCATGCGGCGACATCGACATACTGGCTTTGGAGGTCGCCGGAAAGATGCTTGAGGGTGAGAAGGGCCGTGTCGCGCTTGGCCTGTTCCAGAAGCATCTTTTGTCTGGAATCATAGTAAGTGAAGCGGTCGGTCACGAACTTGTCGAATTCGGCCTGACCTGTCTTGTGGCGGTATTCCGTCTGCTCGTCCATCAGCTTGTTCAAATCCATCTGGGAGGTGGCCAGAGACAGGTCCGCCGAGGTAGACTGATATTCGGACATGGCCTTCTGCACCGAAACCATGAGCTCGAATTCCTTGGCCCTGCCACCGGCCTGGGCTTGATCGAGTTTTTTGTACTGGCGGGATATCTCGCGGCCTTTGGCCCAATAGTCCAGGGGAATGCTGATGTTGATGCCCGGGTAGAAGGGAAACCCATCGGACTTATATGTGTTGTTGCTACTATTGAGAGAGTCGACGGTCTGGAAGGTGAATCCGAATGTAGGCAGCAGTTTTACATAGGAAAGGCCAATGTTCATCCTCTGTAAGTTTTTTTCATATTCCTGAATACGCAGATCAAACGAGTTGGCGCGGACCTTTTCATCGGTGACGTCCGCGACACCGAACTTGCCCAGGATTTGCTTCTTGGCCGCAGCCACATCCAGATTTAATTTGTGGGTGAAGGGAATGCCCAGGATGAATTTCACGTCGTCCAAGATCATGGCACGCATGGAATTGACCTTGTCCTCTTCGGCCTTGGCCATCTGGATCTTGGTCTCGGCGATGCGTACGTCCAGCTGGGTCGCTTGACCCATTCCGAGCCTGGTCTTGAAGAAGTCCAGGTTCATTTTGGCCAGTTCCTGCTTCTGGCGTACAACTTCCTTCTGCTCCTGAATCGCTGCCAGCTGGATGAAATCCGTGGCCAAACGCTTGAGCCCCTCGCTGATGATCTTGAGGTGACCAAGAACGGCAATGTTTGCCATTTGATTCTTAGCTTTCACGTCGAAGCCGGACAAAAGCGGGTTCCATTGGGTGGTGGAAAAGCTGATGGAATAGGGCTTGTCTGTTGTGCCGTCGGTCCGCTGGGGCATCCTAAACCAGTATGTGCTGTTGATGCTCACGGTAGGAAGGAAAGTACCCCAGGCGTCTTGGACATCAAGACGCTTGGATTCGATTTCCAG
This genomic window contains:
- a CDS encoding TolC family protein, which codes for MQRIAGMKSVRAVAVLICLALAWACPAAAQQKAAAKAKTPESKPVQSETLPSKPEAKPASDMPPPPDGSRPMSTTVKEPADFNECVRVALVQSPMLVKSALEIESKRLDVQDAWGTFLPTVSINSTYWFRMPQRTDGTTDKPYSISFSTTQWNPLLSGFDVKAKNQMANIAVLGHLKIISEGLKRLATDFIQLAAIQEQKEVVRQKQELAKMNLDFFKTRLGMGQATQLDVRIAETKIQMAKAEEDKVNSMRAMILDDVKFILGIPFTHKLNLDVAAAKKQILGKFGVADVTDEKVRANSFDLRIQEYEKNLQRMNIGLSYVKLLPTFGFTFQTVDSLNSSNNTYKSDGFPFYPGINISIPLDYWAKGREISRQYKKLDQAQAGGRAKEFELMVSVQKAMSEYQSTSADLSLATSQMDLNKLMDEQTEYRHKTGQAEFDKFVTDRFTYYDSRQKMLLEQAKRDTALLTLKHLSGDLQSQYVDVAAWEK